A genomic region of Candidatus Zymogenus saltonus contains the following coding sequences:
- a CDS encoding CoA-transferase subunit beta produces MSEHPNDYIKPELMACCGAREIRDGDRVIVGTGFPTMAANIAKHTHAPNSVMMQEAGSYDAVPRRPALSVGDPCLNPGAAMIGGLVEIMGMFLQRGWVDVGFLSGSQVDKFGNINTTVIGDYYNPKSRLPGSGGANPIGSLVKRVLIIALHDTRRLAEKVDFVTTPGYIDGPGARERWGLPKGTGPWALITNKAVLKFDEETKEAYLASYHPDSSVDEVVKNTPWDLKVADDVHETEPPRADEIRVLREILDPNRMIKIYEGRGYV; encoded by the coding sequence ATGTCGGAGCATCCTAACGACTATATAAAGCCGGAGCTTATGGCCTGCTGCGGGGCGAGGGAGATAAGGGATGGCGACAGGGTGATCGTGGGAACGGGCTTTCCCACTATGGCCGCAAACATCGCCAAGCACACCCACGCCCCGAACTCCGTGATGATGCAGGAGGCGGGCTCCTACGACGCGGTGCCCAGGCGCCCCGCCCTCTCTGTTGGGGACCCCTGCCTCAACCCCGGGGCCGCCATGATAGGCGGGCTTGTCGAGATCATGGGGATGTTTTTACAGCGGGGCTGGGTGGACGTGGGATTTCTCTCAGGGAGCCAGGTGGACAAGTTCGGAAACATAAACACGACCGTGATAGGCGACTACTACAATCCGAAGAGCCGCCTGCCCGGAAGCGGCGGGGCGAACCCGATAGGCTCCCTCGTCAAGAGGGTTCTGATCATCGCCCTCCACGACACGAGGAGGTTGGCTGAAAAGGTCGACTTCGTCACCACCCCGGGCTACATAGACGGGCCCGGCGCCAGGGAGAGGTGGGGCCTGCCCAAGGGCACCGGCCCCTGGGCCCTCATCACCAATAAGGCGGTCTTGAAGTTCGACGAGGAGACAAAGGAGGCCTACCTCGCCTCGTATCATCCCGACAGCTCCGTGGACGAGGTGGTAAAAAACACCCCGTGGGATCTCAAGGTCGCCGACGACGTTCACGAGACGGAGCCCCCCAGAGCGGACGAGATCCGCGTCCTGAGGGAGATCCTCGATCCAAACAGGATGATAAAGATATACGAGGGTAGGGGCTACGTGTAG
- a CDS encoding MmgE/PrpD family protein, with the protein MEYSKALSDFCARLTYGDIPDDVAHKAKLCILDYLANVYGSLKLDAVKGVASYIKSLNGPNEATCVGLRFKSGIHNAAFINGTAAEAIESQDGLRFGGNHPGTAVIPAAFAVAERLSEKRKVGGKEVITAIVAGYEAADRPAAAMHPRHTLSGFLPTGTTGTFGAAVAAAKLMGLDPEKMSNALGNAGYILPVSMAEQLMGGYTVKIVQGGQAASAGITAAFLSYAGITGMPSVFEGTQLGGGFCKITTDFDPAYERITDRLGEHYTIMDIYFKPYTACRHTHGAAQATLELKAEREFGPKDVEEVKVFTYGIGVIAVGKGVKENDSIVNAQFSIPYVVSVTIADNDLGPEQLTEKRLADRSLIDFTKKVKVDYDDEINKMYPEKTASRVEITLKGGEVIKKQVEIPKGDPRDPMEADDLAAKIKRFAPERNEADLDKLIEATLKLESVSDIREITRLME; encoded by the coding sequence ATGGAGTATTCAAAGGCCCTTTCCGATTTCTGCGCAAGGCTGACCTACGGCGACATCCCGGATGACGTCGCCCACAAGGCGAAGCTCTGCATTCTCGATTATCTCGCAAACGTCTACGGGTCGCTTAAGCTCGACGCCGTCAAGGGGGTGGCGTCCTACATAAAGTCCTTGAATGGGCCGAATGAGGCGACCTGCGTCGGCTTAAGGTTCAAGTCGGGGATTCACAACGCCGCCTTTATCAACGGGACGGCGGCGGAGGCGATCGAGTCTCAGGACGGTCTCCGTTTCGGCGGAAACCACCCCGGAACCGCCGTGATCCCCGCGGCCTTCGCCGTGGCCGAGAGGCTCTCGGAAAAAAGGAAGGTTGGCGGAAAGGAGGTCATCACGGCGATCGTCGCCGGCTACGAGGCGGCCGACAGGCCCGCCGCGGCGATGCACCCGAGGCACACGCTGTCCGGCTTTCTCCCGACCGGGACGACCGGCACATTCGGCGCCGCCGTCGCCGCGGCAAAGCTGATGGGACTCGACCCCGAAAAAATGTCAAACGCCCTCGGAAACGCCGGCTACATCCTCCCCGTCTCGATGGCGGAGCAGCTCATGGGGGGCTACACCGTAAAGATTGTCCAGGGGGGGCAGGCGGCCTCCGCGGGGATAACCGCTGCGTTTCTGTCGTATGCGGGGATCACCGGGATGCCGAGCGTCTTCGAGGGCACCCAGCTGGGCGGCGGCTTCTGCAAGATAACCACCGACTTCGACCCAGCCTACGAGAGGATCACCGACCGGCTGGGGGAGCACTACACCATAATGGATATCTACTTCAAGCCGTACACCGCCTGCCGGCACACCCACGGCGCCGCCCAGGCGACCCTGGAGCTGAAGGCCGAGAGGGAGTTCGGCCCCAAAGATGTTGAGGAGGTCAAGGTCTTCACCTACGGAATCGGAGTGATAGCCGTCGGGAAGGGGGTTAAGGAGAACGACTCTATCGTAAACGCCCAGTTCTCGATTCCATACGTCGTCTCGGTGACCATCGCCGACAACGACCTGGGGCCGGAACAGCTCACCGAGAAGCGCCTCGCCGACAGGTCGCTCATAGATTTCACCAAGAAGGTGAAGGTCGACTACGACGACGAGATCAACAAGATGTATCCGGAGAAGACCGCCAGCAGGGTCGAGATTACGTTGAAGGGCGGCGAGGTGATCAAGAAACAGGTGGAGATACCGAAGGGGGACCCGAGGGATCCTATGGAGGCGGACGACCTCGCGGCGAAGATCAAGCGCTTCGCCCCGGAGAGAAATGAGGCCGACCTCGATAAATTGATCGAGGCGACGCTAAAGCTCGAATCCGTCTCCGACATTCGGGAGATAACCCGGTTGATGGAGTAG
- a CDS encoding formate C-acetyltransferase/glycerol dehydratase family glycyl radical enzyme, with protein sequence MAVNKTADKMMGDSRVERLKWEIINAPQEVSVERARYFTRAMEKNWDKDPLTRLSTAFAEILDNVSVVIYDDELIVGTRTEKKKGAPLFPENKSIWIKGDLDTFEKRILQKALITEAEKRELAEEILPFWEGKSVEYRLEELLPPDVVEDMDKYIFTMMLEITYGIGHFTMDHTKVLKVGLKGMVDEARALKDKLPEKEKAGEKGLFYDAAIRSLEAAVRFANRYAKKAAEMADAETDPARKEELKKISAVCSKVPEHPAETFHEAVQSVYFIHLLSQIESGGNSISLGRIDEILNPYYEADVAKGAITRDEARELTSLMFLKTNEIWNVLEEAFIPGGEGTEGKTTQNVVVGGIGTDGKDQTTELSYIALDAFADINTVQPNFGVRINKDTPEDFFKKAVEYARDGVLMHFFNDEAIVESLMEAGHTLEDARDYGVVGCLEPNAQGKTFGSTFAVQFNGIKCLELALSNGVDNTFGLQSGLETGGPEAFKSFDDVWNAYTTQVSHFIKQIVKGMDCLDKSIAELVPSPFASAMIEGTLEKGTDATKGGALYNSTGVQFIGFANVADGLYGIKKAVFEDKAVTMEELFEWLEEDWMDAEDKQSYFLNKIPKYGNDIDEVDQMAVRVLNHYCDELAKYKNFRGGAFWPGIFSVGFHVAFGYFTAATTDGRCAGNVLGNGLTPTTGNALDGPTTVVNSVTKLPLKRLYNGANLNIRFPGKKVKIENVMAYIRTYFDKGGLQVQFNVQDSKVLRAAQEHPEQYRDLTVRVSGYSVLFTGLSDTAQDEIISRTEYEL encoded by the coding sequence ATGGCAGTGAACAAGACCGCAGATAAGATGATGGGGGACAGCCGGGTCGAGCGCCTCAAGTGGGAGATCATCAACGCCCCCCAAGAGGTGAGCGTGGAGCGGGCGCGCTATTTCACGAGGGCTATGGAGAAGAACTGGGACAAGGACCCGCTGACGAGGCTCAGCACCGCGTTTGCCGAGATCCTCGACAACGTAAGCGTGGTTATCTACGACGACGAGCTTATCGTAGGGACGAGGACGGAGAAGAAGAAGGGCGCCCCCCTCTTCCCCGAAAACAAGTCGATCTGGATCAAGGGCGACCTGGATACCTTCGAAAAGAGGATTCTGCAGAAGGCGCTGATCACCGAGGCGGAGAAGAGGGAGCTCGCCGAGGAGATCCTCCCCTTCTGGGAGGGGAAGAGCGTCGAGTACCGCCTCGAAGAGCTCCTCCCCCCGGACGTGGTGGAGGATATGGATAAATATATCTTCACCATGATGCTCGAGATAACCTACGGCATCGGCCACTTCACGATGGATCACACGAAGGTGTTGAAGGTTGGATTAAAGGGGATGGTAGATGAGGCGAGGGCGCTCAAGGATAAACTGCCGGAGAAGGAAAAAGCGGGCGAAAAGGGCCTCTTCTACGACGCGGCCATACGCTCCCTCGAGGCGGCGGTCCGCTTTGCCAACAGGTACGCGAAAAAGGCCGCCGAGATGGCCGACGCCGAGACCGATCCTGCCAGAAAAGAGGAGCTGAAAAAGATATCGGCGGTCTGCTCGAAGGTCCCGGAGCACCCGGCCGAGACCTTCCACGAGGCGGTACAGAGCGTCTATTTCATCCATCTGCTCTCCCAGATAGAGTCGGGGGGAAACTCGATCTCGTTGGGAAGGATAGACGAGATACTGAACCCCTACTACGAGGCGGACGTGGCCAAGGGCGCGATAACCAGGGACGAGGCGAGGGAGCTGACAAGCCTAATGTTTCTCAAGACAAACGAGATATGGAACGTCCTCGAGGAGGCGTTCATCCCAGGCGGCGAGGGGACGGAGGGGAAGACCACCCAGAACGTCGTCGTGGGGGGGATTGGAACAGACGGCAAGGATCAGACGACCGAGCTCTCCTACATCGCCCTTGATGCCTTCGCCGACATAAACACCGTGCAGCCGAACTTCGGGGTGAGAATTAACAAAGACACCCCGGAAGACTTCTTTAAGAAGGCCGTGGAGTACGCCAGGGACGGTGTCTTGATGCACTTCTTCAACGACGAGGCGATAGTCGAGTCTCTAATGGAAGCCGGCCACACCTTGGAGGACGCCCGGGATTACGGCGTCGTAGGGTGCCTGGAGCCGAACGCCCAGGGTAAGACATTCGGCTCGACGTTTGCCGTCCAGTTCAACGGTATAAAGTGCCTGGAGCTTGCGCTGTCAAACGGCGTGGACAACACCTTCGGTCTCCAGTCCGGTCTCGAGACGGGGGGGCCGGAGGCCTTCAAGTCTTTCGACGACGTTTGGAACGCCTACACGACGCAGGTCTCCCACTTCATAAAGCAGATCGTCAAGGGGATGGACTGCCTCGACAAGTCGATAGCCGAGCTCGTCCCATCACCCTTCGCCTCCGCGATGATCGAGGGGACTCTTGAAAAGGGTACCGATGCGACCAAGGGTGGGGCCCTCTATAACTCCACCGGAGTTCAGTTTATCGGCTTTGCCAACGTGGCGGACGGCCTCTACGGCATCAAGAAGGCGGTATTCGAGGACAAGGCCGTGACGATGGAGGAGCTCTTCGAGTGGCTGGAGGAGGACTGGATGGACGCCGAGGATAAGCAGTCCTATTTCCTCAACAAGATCCCGAAGTACGGAAACGACATCGACGAGGTCGACCAGATGGCGGTAAGGGTCTTGAACCACTACTGCGACGAGCTGGCCAAGTACAAGAACTTCAGGGGGGGCGCCTTCTGGCCGGGGATTTTCTCGGTCGGATTTCACGTCGCCTTCGGCTACTTCACCGCCGCCACCACCGACGGCCGCTGCGCCGGAAACGTCCTGGGAAACGGCCTCACCCCGACCACCGGAAACGCCCTTGACGGTCCAACGACGGTCGTGAACTCGGTGACGAAGCTTCCGCTGAAGAGGCTCTACAACGGGGCGAACCTCAACATCCGTTTTCCCGGAAAGAAGGTAAAGATCGAAAACGTAATGGCGTACATCAGGACCTACTTTGACAAGGGGGGGCTTCAGGTGCAGTTCAATGTTCAGGACAGCAAGGTTCTGAGGGCGGCCCAGGAGCATCCCGAACAATACCGGGACCTCACCGTCAGGGTCAGCGGCTACTCGGTGCTCTTCACAGGGCTTTCCGACACCGCCCAAGACGAGATCATCAGCAGGACGGAGTACGAGCTGTAG
- a CDS encoding acyl-CoA dehydrogenase family protein, translating into MDFNFSDEQNMLIDTLRTMGERENFKELAKKVDETGEFPWELLPKYADLGLLGMSLSEENGGGGQPVINTVLAIEELAKFSPMIAAPIFESNVGPVRVVDMFGTEEQKKAIIPKVAKGEYSVSVCMTEPEAGSDLTSLTTKAMSDGDHYILNGTKTFITGGGHASHYMVYCRVDDTPGYKGIGGLLVEKDTPGFSFGKQEVFMGLRGMPSCDLIFEDVKVPKENLIVKAGEFKNLMSTFDVERCGNAAMCLGTAGGALDAAKAYAQERSAFGRPICEFQAVQFMIVDMAMKLDAARLLVYRAATSAGRGFPSIYESAMAKCYANEMAVDVTGSAMQVFGGYGYSAEFPVERMARDARAWGVAGGTVQMLRITMASLLFGRRFDQRKGK; encoded by the coding sequence ATGGACTTCAACTTCAGCGACGAACAGAACATGCTGATAGACACCCTGAGGACGATGGGGGAGCGGGAGAACTTCAAGGAGCTGGCGAAAAAAGTCGATGAGACGGGGGAGTTCCCCTGGGAGCTTCTTCCCAAGTACGCCGACTTGGGGCTTTTGGGGATGAGTCTCTCCGAAGAGAACGGCGGCGGGGGCCAGCCTGTGATAAACACGGTCCTCGCAATCGAGGAGCTCGCCAAGTTCAGCCCTATGATCGCCGCCCCTATATTCGAGTCGAACGTGGGGCCTGTGAGGGTGGTCGATATGTTCGGCACGGAAGAGCAGAAGAAGGCGATCATCCCGAAGGTCGCCAAGGGAGAGTACTCGGTATCCGTCTGCATGACGGAGCCGGAGGCGGGAAGCGACCTCACCTCCCTCACCACGAAGGCCATGTCGGACGGCGATCACTATATCCTCAACGGGACGAAGACCTTCATCACCGGCGGCGGCCACGCCAGCCACTACATGGTTTACTGCAGGGTGGACGACACCCCCGGCTACAAGGGAATAGGGGGGCTTCTTGTGGAGAAGGACACCCCCGGCTTCTCCTTCGGAAAGCAGGAGGTATTCATGGGACTTCGCGGGATGCCCTCCTGCGACCTGATATTCGAGGACGTGAAGGTCCCCAAGGAGAACCTGATCGTTAAGGCTGGTGAGTTTAAGAACCTGATGTCCACCTTCGACGTGGAGAGGTGCGGGAACGCCGCCATGTGCCTGGGGACGGCCGGGGGGGCGCTGGACGCCGCCAAGGCCTACGCCCAGGAGCGCTCCGCCTTCGGGCGCCCGATCTGCGAGTTCCAGGCGGTGCAGTTCATGATAGTCGATATGGCCATGAAGCTCGACGCGGCGAGGCTTCTGGTCTACAGGGCCGCCACCAGCGCCGGGAGGGGGTTTCCCTCGATTTACGAGTCCGCCATGGCGAAGTGCTACGCAAACGAGATGGCGGTCGACGTCACCGGAAGCGCCATGCAGGTCTTCGGAGGCTACGGCTACAGCGCCGAGTTCCCGGTGGAGAGAATGGCAAGGGACGCTCGCGCGTGGGGGGTCGCCGGCGGGACGGTCCAGATGCTCAGGATCACGATGGCGAGCCTGCTGTTCGGAAGACGCTTCGACCAGAGGAAGGGGAAGTAA
- a CDS encoding epoxyqueuosine reductase, translating into MKGEEIVDLITRFVKSNPNNQIPERDGLKIFEEPQVAFADGNDPMYEELKEKSVIGPHHRSPREWLEGAKGVISYFLPFSREIVESNEIEGLPSDEWYMARYWGEEFNNLLRSHIVGAIEEAGHRAVAPVVAEGFETFFITSNWSERHTAFIAGLGTFCLSYSLISEKGCAGRYGSVVTDIDLPASLRRAVGLMDNCLGDGNGACDVCIRRCPAGAITREGKDHEKCRAFIIEKIESVYSERHGYFAGGCGKCQTNAPCARTNPRRGG; encoded by the coding sequence TTGAAGGGGGAGGAGATAGTCGACCTTATAACGCGGTTTGTTAAGTCGAATCCGAACAACCAAATCCCGGAGCGCGACGGATTGAAGATATTCGAGGAGCCGCAGGTAGCCTTCGCCGACGGGAACGACCCCATGTACGAGGAGCTGAAGGAGAAGTCGGTCATCGGCCCTCACCACAGGTCGCCCCGGGAGTGGCTCGAAGGGGCGAAGGGCGTGATCTCGTACTTCCTCCCCTTCTCAAGGGAGATAGTGGAGAGCAACGAAATAGAGGGGCTTCCCTCCGACGAGTGGTATATGGCCCGCTACTGGGGGGAGGAGTTCAACAACCTTCTGAGGAGCCACATCGTTGGGGCGATCGAGGAGGCGGGGCACAGGGCCGTTGCCCCCGTTGTCGCGGAGGGATTCGAGACATTTTTCATAACGAGCAATTGGTCGGAGCGGCACACGGCGTTCATCGCCGGGCTGGGGACCTTCTGCCTCTCCTACTCCCTCATATCGGAGAAGGGGTGCGCCGGGCGCTACGGGAGCGTGGTAACGGACATCGACCTTCCGGCCTCATTGAGGAGGGCCGTGGGATTGATGGACAACTGCCTTGGCGACGGAAACGGGGCCTGCGACGTGTGCATCAGGCGGTGTCCGGCGGGCGCCATCACGAGAGAGGGGAAAGACCACGAGAAGTGCAGGGCGTTTATCATTGAAAAGATAGAGAGCGTGTATTCCGAGAGGCACGGGTACTTTGCCGGTGGGTGCGGGAAATGCCAGACAAATGCCCCCTGCGCGAGGACGAATCCCCGGAGGGGCGGGTAG
- a CDS encoding 4Fe-4S binding protein, translating into MSKRPKWWLNFIAFIWPLTWMSGRVYRWPVLGAMLKYISLPLFSKKRQNLTYIPINEGVSGAESTYLPREIVAELIRRSKSRAIIHHCTCRLDRACKEHPVDLGCILLGEGVLDIDPNIAKKVSVGEALSHLDRALKNRLIPLVGRAPIDHLLYGISFKGRFLTVCFCCRCCCTILKSGRYLPREIHESLVPLEGMKIITDRENCVLCGVCADECFMGALSIVEGELIRDPDRCKACGLCIAVCPEGAIEAKVEDVEYVVKEIIGRVRGFVGSE; encoded by the coding sequence ATGTCGAAAAGACCCAAATGGTGGCTTAATTTCATCGCCTTTATATGGCCCCTCACGTGGATGTCCGGCCGTGTCTATAGATGGCCCGTATTGGGCGCTATGCTGAAGTATATCTCGCTGCCCCTCTTCTCGAAGAAGAGGCAGAATCTGACTTATATTCCGATCAACGAGGGAGTCTCCGGGGCGGAGAGTACATACCTCCCCAGAGAGATCGTCGCGGAGCTGATCAGGAGGTCAAAGAGTCGGGCGATAATTCATCACTGCACCTGCAGGCTCGACCGTGCCTGCAAGGAGCACCCGGTCGATTTGGGCTGCATTCTCTTGGGCGAAGGCGTCCTGGATATAGATCCGAACATCGCAAAAAAGGTCTCCGTCGGCGAGGCGCTCTCGCATCTCGACAGGGCGCTGAAGAATCGACTGATACCCCTTGTGGGGAGGGCGCCCATCGACCACCTCCTCTACGGCATCAGCTTCAAGGGGAGGTTTCTGACGGTCTGTTTCTGTTGCAGGTGTTGCTGCACGATCTTGAAATCGGGGAGATACCTCCCCAGAGAGATACACGAGTCCCTCGTTCCCCTTGAGGGGATGAAGATAATCACGGACCGGGAGAATTGTGTCCTCTGCGGCGTCTGTGCCGATGAGTGCTTCATGGGGGCTCTCTCGATTGTTGAGGGTGAGCTAATTCGCGATCCCGACCGCTGCAAGGCCTGCGGGCTTTGCATTGCGGTCTGCCCCGAGGGCGCAATCGAGGCAAAGGTCGAGGATGTTGAATACGTGGTTAAGGAGATAATCGGCAGGGTAAGGGGATTTGTCGGTTCTGAATAG
- a CDS encoding CoA transferase subunit A, whose protein sequence is MSKVMSMKEAIEKNVSDGSFLYIGGYIARPPFSAIHEIIRQKKKDLTVTRSNAADGFDMLIGAGCVKRFIATFLSLGLYGLARCYRRSIEKGIPHKIELEEYSNLSLPMMLMAGALGMPFVPVKDMLGTDLLNIKSFMGDNKYKMIDSPFDGSPTLLVPALKPDVGIIHVQQADENGNAQMWGIGGDCRWGANASEKVIVSCERIVSRDVIGLDPSRTIVPDFKVVAVVEEPFGAHPGYAAGFYDVDFIFGSLYQKASNTVEGFQEFLNEWVFGVADRTEYTQHYIEKFGYRQFENLKARFSFSPPVSYEY, encoded by the coding sequence ATGAGCAAGGTCATGTCGATGAAGGAGGCGATCGAGAAAAACGTCAGCGACGGCTCGTTCCTCTATATAGGCGGGTATATCGCGAGGCCGCCCTTTTCGGCGATACACGAGATAATAAGGCAGAAGAAGAAGGATCTCACCGTAACGAGGTCGAACGCCGCCGACGGCTTCGACATGCTGATCGGGGCCGGGTGCGTAAAGCGCTTCATAGCGACCTTCCTCTCTCTGGGGCTCTACGGCCTCGCCCGCTGCTACAGGAGGTCGATCGAGAAGGGGATCCCCCACAAGATAGAGCTTGAGGAGTACTCGAACCTCTCGCTTCCCATGATGCTGATGGCGGGCGCCTTGGGTATGCCCTTCGTGCCGGTCAAGGACATGCTGGGGACAGATCTTTTGAATATCAAGTCGTTTATGGGGGATAACAAATACAAGATGATCGACTCCCCCTTCGACGGAAGCCCCACCTTGCTCGTGCCGGCGCTTAAGCCGGACGTGGGGATAATCCACGTCCAGCAGGCGGACGAGAACGGCAACGCCCAGATGTGGGGGATCGGCGGCGACTGCCGCTGGGGCGCCAACGCCTCCGAGAAGGTGATAGTGAGCTGCGAGAGGATTGTATCGAGAGACGTTATCGGCCTCGATCCCTCAAGGACGATAGTCCCGGACTTCAAGGTGGTTGCCGTGGTGGAGGAGCCGTTCGGGGCGCACCCCGGTTACGCCGCGGGATTCTACGACGTAGATTTTATCTTCGGCTCCCTCTACCAGAAGGCGTCCAACACAGTGGAGGGCTTCCAGGAGTTTCTCAACGAGTGGGTTTTCGGCGTAGCCGACAGGACGGAGTACACTCAGCACTACATTGAGAAATTCGGCTACAGGCAGTTCGAGAATCTCAAGGCGCGCTTCAGCTTCAGCCCGCCGGTCAGCTACGAGTATTAA
- a CDS encoding DUF885 family protein, producing MESLSRIGSLAEKFKDEDGLDTAERLVTEGQVLIGNAARSLIDTKRRPEGSLPSAVAVDAARKMTRDCIDFIGGPYIDGIEALGRTGKENGRVDREAGRLIDALKDYGEALDGIKVGKRFSPGADYISRVLGESYGEERNLDEIEEMGREEFKKGIERLEALGGSKGEWRDAYESYFPPNFFPDDLIGTYSYEVERIRGHLERSGVIDTRWAGGLSIDEVPHYLRSVRSAAAYSAPPPTGGDSVKRQGVFYIIPSLPGGGEGDVDELRKSHREFIFMTAHETYPGHHLLDGVRTSLESQIRSRIESPLFYEGWACYSETLLLDSGYLRGTEHENGLFLQLLRRDAWRWARLLIDIGLNRFEMTIDEASALLEIVGRPKARAAIEAFRIAMTPGYQLTYALGKHEFLRLGDMCMGGLGAKGFHRNVLFGGEIPFRYVEDRLRAEMDKAQD from the coding sequence ATGGAGTCCTTATCGAGAATCGGCAGCCTGGCCGAAAAGTTCAAGGATGAAGACGGCCTCGATACGGCCGAAAGGCTAGTGACGGAGGGGCAGGTCCTTATAGGGAACGCTGCGAGAAGCCTGATCGATACGAAGCGGAGGCCGGAGGGGTCTCTGCCGTCGGCGGTTGCGGTAGATGCGGCGAGGAAGATGACACGGGACTGTATCGATTTCATCGGGGGGCCGTATATAGATGGAATCGAGGCCCTTGGGAGAACCGGTAAGGAGAACGGCCGGGTAGATCGTGAAGCGGGGAGGCTTATAGACGCCCTTAAAGATTACGGGGAGGCCCTGGACGGAATCAAGGTCGGCAAGCGTTTCTCCCCCGGCGCGGACTACATCTCCCGGGTCTTGGGGGAGAGCTACGGAGAGGAGAGGAATCTTGACGAGATCGAGGAAATGGGCAGGGAGGAGTTCAAGAAGGGGATTGAGCGCCTCGAGGCGCTGGGAGGATCGAAGGGTGAATGGCGTGACGCCTACGAGTCTTACTTCCCGCCGAACTTTTTCCCCGATGACCTTATCGGCACCTACTCCTACGAGGTCGAGAGGATAAGGGGGCACCTCGAAAGATCGGGGGTCATAGATACCCGCTGGGCGGGGGGGCTTTCCATCGATGAGGTTCCCCACTACCTCCGGTCTGTGAGGAGCGCCGCGGCCTATTCCGCCCCGCCGCCGACCGGGGGAGATAGTGTAAAGAGACAGGGCGTTTTCTACATCATACCGTCGCTTCCGGGGGGCGGGGAGGGCGACGTGGACGAGCTGAGAAAATCTCACAGGGAGTTCATCTTCATGACGGCCCACGAGACCTACCCGGGCCACCACCTCCTCGACGGCGTCAGGACTTCGCTTGAGAGCCAAATCAGGTCGAGGATAGAATCCCCCCTCTTCTACGAGGGGTGGGCCTGCTACTCCGAGACCCTCCTTCTGGACTCCGGCTACCTTCGGGGAACGGAGCATGAAAATGGGCTTTTTCTCCAGCTTTTGAGGAGGGACGCCTGGCGCTGGGCCAGGCTCCTGATAGATATAGGCCTTAACAGGTTTGAGATGACGATCGATGAGGCCTCGGCCCTCCTCGAGATCGTGGGGAGGCCGAAGGCAAGGGCCGCGATAGAGGCCTTTCGGATTGCGATGACGCCAGGCTACCAGCTCACATACGCCCTTGGGAAACACGAGTTTTTGAGGCTGGGAGACATGTGCATGGGGGGTCTGGGGGCGAAGGGATTTCACCGGAATGTTCTCTTTGGCGGGGAGATACCCTTTCGATATGTAGAGGACAGGCTGAGGGCGGAGATGGATAAGGCTCAAGATTAA
- a CDS encoding class I SAM-dependent methyltransferase translates to MMREERKKEWWKTIFDELYLVTDARSVMSDELTAREIDFVLEFTGAEEGWDILDLCGGQGRHAWELYQRGFQNTLVYDYSDYLIKYGKGDCGEAVRFLRGDARHIGIKDGSFDLVIIMGNSFGYFQDDDENLKILKEAERVLRRGGTILLDIVDRDYIVANFRSRSVHMADFSKSPRKKSAVTVTRTRNIEEGMVYSRELVTAKGGGILRDSRYQEKLYGREEISELLESVGFGGLSVEMGKGFHEREGDFGFMESRMIITGRKV, encoded by the coding sequence ATGATGCGGGAAGAGAGGAAAAAGGAGTGGTGGAAGACGATATTTGACGAGCTTTACCTCGTGACCGATGCCAGGAGCGTGATGTCGGACGAGTTGACGGCCCGTGAGATCGATTTCGTCCTGGAGTTTACGGGGGCCGAGGAGGGCTGGGACATCCTCGATCTCTGCGGCGGTCAGGGGAGACACGCCTGGGAGCTTTACCAGAGGGGATTTCAAAACACCCTTGTTTACGACTACTCCGATTACCTGATAAAATACGGAAAGGGTGACTGCGGCGAGGCGGTGCGCTTCTTGAGGGGGGACGCAAGGCATATAGGGATCAAGGATGGCTCCTTCGATCTGGTTATAATTATGGGGAACTCCTTCGGCTACTTCCAGGACGACGACGAGAACTTGAAGATACTTAAAGAGGCGGAAAGGGTCTTGAGGAGGGGGGGGACTATCCTGCTCGATATTGTCGACAGGGATTATATCGTGGCGAACTTCCGTTCCCGCTCCGTTCACATGGCGGATTTCTCGAAGAGCCCCCGGAAAAAAAGCGCAGTAACAGTAACCAGGACCAGGAACATAGAGGAAGGGATGGTCTACTCACGGGAGCTGGTGACCGCGAAAGGCGGTGGGATATTAAGGGACAGCAGGTATCAAGAGAAGCTTTACGGCAGAGAGGAGATATCGGAGCTCCTTGAGTCCGTAGGCTTTGGGGGATTGTCGGTTGAAATGGGCAAGGGCTTCCATGAGAGGGAGGGTGATTTCGGCTTCATGGAGAGCAGGATGATAATAACGGGCAGGAAGGTTTAA